The following are encoded in a window of Arcobacter sp. F2176 genomic DNA:
- the mnmA gene encoding tRNA 2-thiouridine(34) synthase MnmA, with protein MGKNEILPTDKKKVMVGMSGGIDSSVTAYMLQKGGYEVEGCYLRLHNRNDGYHEKNLGYIKDVADFLGIKYHILDLADKFTAEVYDYFVESYLEGTTPNPCVKCNKQIKFGAMLDFAKEHGASYLATGHYAKTDGKFFYEADDKTKDQSYFLSQVSKEALPYMMFPLSTYKKEDIVKFGAELDSAYKRITEKNESQEICFVETVYTDVVKRHANIDVPGNVLDEKGNVVGEHKGYAHYTIGKRRGFSVNGAHEPHFVTKLNPKDNTIVVGKKEALEINNVIADNLNMFVDDKEFSCTVKLRYRTTSTPCEIKIEDDKVNITLKEPVFGVATGQLAVFYDDQKVIGSAWIKETN; from the coding sequence ATGGGAAAAAATGAAATCCTACCTACAGATAAAAAAAAAGTCATGGTAGGAATGAGTGGAGGAATTGACTCATCAGTTACAGCATACATGCTACAAAAAGGGGGTTATGAAGTTGAAGGATGTTATTTAAGACTTCACAACAGAAATGATGGTTATCACGAAAAAAACTTAGGATATATCAAAGATGTAGCTGATTTTTTAGGTATAAAATATCACATTTTAGATTTGGCTGATAAATTTACAGCTGAAGTTTATGATTACTTTGTTGAGTCTTACTTAGAGGGAACTACGCCTAATCCATGTGTTAAATGTAATAAACAAATCAAATTTGGTGCAATGTTAGATTTTGCAAAAGAACATGGAGCAAGCTATCTTGCAACTGGGCACTATGCAAAAACAGATGGTAAGTTTTTTTATGAAGCTGATGATAAAACAAAAGACCAAAGTTATTTTTTATCTCAAGTAAGCAAAGAAGCACTTCCATATATGATGTTTCCACTAAGTACTTATAAAAAAGAAGACATCGTAAAATTTGGTGCTGAACTAGACTCTGCATACAAAAGAATTACAGAAAAAAACGAATCCCAAGAAATCTGTTTTGTTGAAACTGTTTATACTGATGTTGTAAAAAGACATGCAAATATAGATGTACCAGGAAATGTTTTAGATGAAAAAGGTAATGTTGTAGGCGAACATAAAGGTTATGCTCACTACACAATTGGTAAGAGAAGAGGTTTTTCAGTTAATGGTGCACATGAACCTCACTTTGTAACTAAATTAAATCCAAAAGATAATACTATTGTTGTAGGTAAAAAAGAAGCCCTAGAAATAAATAATGTAATAGCAGATAATTTAAACATGTTTGTTGATGATAAAGAGTTTTCTTGTACTGTAAAATTAAGATATAGAACAACTTCAACACCTTGTGAAATAAAAATCGAAGATGATAAAGTAAATATTACATTAAAAGAGCCTGTTTTTGGAGTAGCTACTGGTCAATTAGCAGTATTTTATGATGACCAAAAAGTTATTGGTAGTGCATGGATTAAGGAAACAAATTAA
- a CDS encoding molybdopterin oxidoreductase family protein, producing the protein MKETNVICPYCGTGCGIKLTSHDNKIVKIEGVKENPVNEGHLCLKGLYGWDYVESKDRLTKPLIRKKDGVFSKEGTFEESSWDEALSLVVSKMKEAKETYGADSIVGNFSARCTLEENYLAQKFMRAIIGTNNVDHCARVCHAPTVAGLAKTIGNGTATNSFTEFEDHTNCIMMIGSNPENAHPIAAMYIQRAINRGAKLIVIDPIRTEFAQKADVFIQLPPEYNIPIINALINHIIAKDLYDREFVENYTHGFEYLKEAVKDYTPQKVSEMTGVDAKLLIKAAELYATVSPAAITHGMGVTHFNHGVGNVCDISNIMLITGNIGKVGAGDLPLRGQQNVQGACDMGVLPNIYPNLKLVTSLKEKAFFEEFWDCKQPLSTKIGIHKTEVPDAIMDGRVKVFYTIGENPVMSEPNTNHFLKGISKLDFYVVQDIFMTETALKADVVFPAVSVGEKQGCYLNAERRVQLNDKTLDPKGEAKQDWEIICELAKRFGATDFEYEKPEDIWNEVRKADPVRFGGISYARLQGKEGIAWPCPTEDHPGTPSLYMDKKFFTKDTKANLVPVIFVDDKENMIDAETELRKKLDLPENYPCMIGSVDEKVDEMYPISLLTTRKVYQYTVGTMTRRSKVIEYGGDSHGPSAEIHPDLAKRYNLKNHDFIKVESRYGYIALLVEITEVVPDNIMQMAFHYWEGLCNELTSGGWDYTTKTPTYKAAVRMEKITQEEYSTIMSLKKMKFKTSKIIYDDYHHHE; encoded by the coding sequence ATGAAAGAAACAAATGTTATTTGTCCATATTGTGGAACAGGATGCGGAATTAAATTAACTTCGCATGATAATAAAATTGTAAAAATAGAAGGTGTTAAAGAAAATCCAGTAAATGAAGGACATTTATGTCTTAAAGGATTATATGGATGGGATTATGTTGAGTCAAAAGATAGATTAACAAAACCTTTAATTAGAAAAAAAGATGGTGTTTTCTCTAAAGAAGGAACTTTTGAAGAATCTTCATGGGATGAAGCATTATCATTAGTTGTTTCAAAAATGAAAGAAGCTAAAGAAACATATGGTGCAGATTCAATAGTTGGAAATTTTTCAGCTAGATGTACTTTAGAAGAAAATTATTTAGCACAAAAATTTATGAGAGCAATCATTGGTACAAATAATGTAGATCATTGTGCCAGAGTTTGTCATGCACCTACAGTAGCCGGTCTGGCTAAAACAATAGGTAATGGTACAGCAACAAACAGTTTCACTGAATTTGAAGATCATACAAATTGTATTATGATGATAGGTTCAAATCCTGAAAATGCACATCCCATTGCAGCTATGTATATACAAAGAGCTATTAATAGAGGAGCAAAACTTATAGTAATAGATCCTATTAGAACAGAATTTGCACAAAAAGCAGATGTATTTATTCAATTACCACCTGAATATAATATTCCAATTATAAATGCATTGATTAATCATATTATTGCAAAAGATTTGTATGATAGAGAGTTTGTAGAAAATTATACTCATGGTTTTGAATATTTAAAAGAAGCAGTAAAAGATTACACTCCTCAAAAAGTTTCTGAAATGACAGGAGTTGATGCTAAATTATTAATCAAAGCAGCAGAATTATATGCAACTGTAAGTCCAGCTGCAATCACTCATGGTATGGGTGTTACTCACTTTAATCATGGTGTTGGTAATGTTTGTGATATTTCGAATATTATGTTAATAACTGGAAATATTGGAAAAGTGGGAGCAGGGGATTTACCACTTAGAGGTCAACAAAATGTTCAAGGTGCCTGTGATATGGGTGTATTACCAAATATATATCCAAACTTGAAACTTGTTACTAGTTTAAAAGAAAAAGCATTCTTTGAAGAATTTTGGGACTGTAAACAACCTTTAAGTACAAAAATTGGTATTCATAAAACAGAAGTTCCTGATGCAATTATGGATGGAAGAGTAAAAGTCTTTTATACAATAGGTGAAAATCCTGTTATGTCAGAACCAAATACAAATCACTTCTTAAAAGGTATATCAAAACTTGATTTTTATGTTGTTCAAGATATTTTTATGACAGAAACTGCACTTAAAGCAGATGTTGTTTTCCCAGCAGTTAGTGTTGGAGAAAAACAAGGATGTTATTTAAATGCTGAAAGAAGAGTTCAACTAAATGATAAAACATTAGATCCAAAAGGTGAGGCTAAACAAGATTGGGAAATCATTTGTGAATTAGCAAAAAGATTTGGTGCTACTGATTTTGAGTATGAAAAACCTGAAGATATTTGGAATGAGGTAAGAAAAGCAGATCCTGTAAGATTTGGTGGTATTAGTTATGCAAGACTACAAGGAAAAGAAGGTATTGCATGGCCATGTCCAACTGAAGATCATCCTGGAACACCAAGTTTATATATGGATAAAAAGTTTTTTACTAAAGACACAAAAGCAAATCTTGTACCTGTAATATTTGTTGATGATAAAGAAAATATGATTGATGCAGAAACTGAATTAAGAAAAAAACTTGATCTTCCAGAAAACTATCCTTGTATGATAGGTTCTGTTGATGAAAAAGTAGATGAAATGTATCCTATATCATTATTAACAACAAGAAAAGTATATCAATATACTGTTGGAACAATGACAAGACGATCAAAAGTTATTGAATACGGTGGTGATTCACATGGACCATCAGCAGAAATACATCCTGATTTAGCAAAAAGATATAATCTTAAAAATCATGACTTTATAAAAGTTGAGAGTAGATATGGTTATATTGCACTATTAGTAGAAATAACAGAAGTAGTTCCAGATAATATTATGCAAATGGCATTTCATTATTGGGAAGGATTATGTAATGAGCTAACAAGTGGTGGTTGGGACTATACAACAAAAACACCAACTTATAAAGCAGCTGTAAGAATGGAAAAAATTACTCAAGAAGAGTATAGTACTATTATGAGTCTTAAAAAAATGAAATTTAAAACTTCAAAAATAATTTATGACGATTATCATCATCATGAATAA
- a CDS encoding hydrogenase maturation protease encodes MKKAILTIGNTLRGDDGITSYLGKLIEGEESLDWKIFYGEDVPESQFHKIREYKPDLVVVADAMTGMKIGQVEVIDISNERDYMYSTHNLPAPILMSYLKGFCKSVLFLGLTVDLENVLEINENISKEAEITARNALKKVFEIDSIFDNN; translated from the coding sequence ATGAAAAAAGCAATTCTTACAATAGGAAATACCTTAAGAGGTGATGATGGAATCACTTCATATTTAGGAAAGCTAATTGAAGGTGAAGAATCTTTAGATTGGAAAATATTTTATGGTGAAGATGTACCAGAGAGTCAATTTCATAAAATTAGAGAATATAAACCCGATTTAGTTGTTGTTGCCGATGCAATGACAGGAATGAAAATAGGACAAGTGGAAGTTATTGATATTAGCAATGAAAGAGATTATATGTATTCAACACATAATCTTCCAGCACCAATATTAATGAGTTATTTAAAAGGATTTTGTAAAAGCGTTCTTTTTTTAGGTCTTACAGTAGATTTAGAAAATGTATTAGAGATTAATGAGAATATTTCAAAAGAAGCTGAAATTACAGCTAGAAATGCATTGAAAAAAGTTTTTGAAATTGATTCAATTTTTGATAATAATTAA
- the mnmA gene encoding tRNA 2-thiouridine(34) synthase MnmA, which translates to MKKKVVVGMSGGVDSSVTALLLKQQGYEVVGLFMRNWEYGIEGSQCPNRIEFEDAKKVGELIGIEVKGKDFVEEYRTKVFDVFLEGLKKGLTPNPDILCNREIKFNVFLNEAKKMGADMIATGHYAKIAKYKDHYVLDTPKDNSKDQTYFLHALSSEQLSHAMFPLGDLTKKEVREIARVHNLSVSDKKDSTGICFIGNQKFDEFITQHLKAIPGDIVDENGKVLGRHKGLICYTLGQRKGIGLGGIKETESANHIHNPWYAAKKNMEDNTLTVVQDTNHPLLMNQSVEASHMHWVLDEAPKIGDKLMAQIRYRQQKQACTVTEANENRVLVQFDKPQRAVTLGQSLVLYEGDYCLGGGFINNYY; encoded by the coding sequence ATGAAAAAAAAAGTAGTTGTAGGTATGTCTGGTGGTGTTGACTCTTCAGTTACTGCTTTACTGCTAAAACAACAAGGCTATGAAGTAGTAGGCTTATTTATGCGTAATTGGGAGTATGGAATCGAAGGTAGTCAATGCCCTAATCGTATTGAATTTGAAGATGCTAAAAAAGTGGGTGAACTAATTGGTATTGAAGTAAAAGGTAAAGATTTTGTTGAAGAATACAGAACTAAAGTGTTTGATGTATTTTTAGAAGGTTTAAAAAAAGGTCTTACTCCAAATCCAGATATACTTTGTAATCGTGAAATTAAATTTAATGTATTTTTAAATGAAGCAAAAAAAATGGGTGCAGATATGATTGCAACTGGACACTATGCCAAAATTGCTAAATATAAAGACCACTATGTACTTGACACTCCAAAAGATAATAGTAAAGATCAAACTTATTTTTTACATGCACTATCAAGTGAACAACTATCTCATGCTATGTTTCCTCTTGGAGATTTAACTAAAAAAGAAGTTAGAGAAATAGCTAGAGTTCACAATCTTTCAGTTAGTGATAAAAAAGATAGTACTGGTATATGTTTTATAGGTAATCAAAAATTTGATGAATTTATTACACAACATTTAAAAGCAATTCCAGGTGATATTGTAGATGAAAATGGAAAAGTATTAGGAAGACATAAAGGTCTTATTTGTTACACATTAGGTCAAAGAAAAGGTATTGGTCTTGGTGGTATAAAAGAGACTGAATCAGCTAATCATATCCACAATCCATGGTATGCAGCCAAAAAAAATATGGAAGACAATACATTAACAGTTGTACAAGATACCAACCATCCTTTACTTATGAACCAAAGTGTAGAAGCTAGTCATATGCATTGGGTACTAGATGAAGCACCTAAAATTGGTGATAAATTAATGGCACAAATTCGTTATCGTCAACAAAAGCAAGCTTGTACAGTGACAGAAGCGAATGAGAATAGAGTTCTCGTACAATTTGACAAGCCACAAAGAGCTGTGACTTTAGGACAAAGTCTTGTTTTATATGAGGGGGATTATTGTCTAGGTGGGGGATTTATAAACAATTACTATTAA
- a CDS encoding OmpA family protein, with product MKKLLMTSLVCSSVLFAANSEYKYEVTPMISGAITEGNLDLDRNYANAGISLGFNLDDSMFDQIELGILRTLDDVDYKNSNQDTAVTRVFTNVIKEYSLNAKSSLYALAGLGVEVYDNEQFGNETGPFANYGFGYKYKLDNDMAIKADVRHLVSFDNGNNNLLYTVGLAIPFGKKAAPAPIMKEEPKPVVIEEPKKVEEPKVLDSDNDGVIDSLDQCPDTMRGANVDKNGCIVMLDLEVHFPIDSSIIDEKYKHRIKEFAEFLNKHPKLKATIEGHTDYTGTEKYNLWLSKRRANSAFEALKKYDVDPARLKTIGYGETRPKATNKTKEGRAQNRRIEATVSK from the coding sequence ATGAAAAAACTATTAATGACAAGTTTAGTATGTTCGTCAGTTTTATTCGCTGCAAATAGTGAATATAAATATGAAGTTACTCCTATGATTTCAGGTGCAATTACAGAAGGTAACTTAGACTTAGATAGAAATTATGCAAATGCAGGTATTTCTTTAGGATTTAATTTAGATGACTCGATGTTTGATCAAATTGAATTAGGAATTCTTAGAACACTTGATGATGTTGATTACAAAAATAGTAATCAAGATACAGCAGTAACAAGAGTTTTTACAAATGTTATTAAAGAGTATAGTTTAAATGCTAAATCATCACTTTATGCCTTAGCTGGTCTTGGTGTTGAAGTTTATGATAATGAACAATTTGGTAATGAAACAGGGCCATTTGCAAATTATGGGTTTGGATATAAATATAAACTAGATAATGACATGGCTATTAAAGCTGATGTAAGACATTTAGTATCATTTGATAATGGTAATAACAATTTACTTTATACAGTTGGATTAGCAATTCCTTTTGGTAAAAAAGCAGCTCCTGCGCCTATCATGAAAGAAGAACCTAAGCCTGTTGTAATTGAAGAACCTAAAAAAGTAGAAGAACCTAAAGTTCTAGATTCAGACAATGATGGTGTTATTGACTCATTAGACCAATGTCCTGATACTATGAGAGGTGCAAATGTTGATAAAAATGGTTGTATTGTTATGCTTGATTTAGAAGTTCATTTCCCAATTGATTCTTCAATCATAGATGAGAAATATAAACATAGAATCAAAGAATTTGCAGAATTCTTAAATAAACATCCAAAATTAAAAGCTACTATTGAAGGTCACACTGACTACACTGGTACTGAAAAATATAATTTATGGTTATCAAAAAGAAGAGCAAATTCTGCATTTGAAGCATTGAAAAAATATGATGTTGATCCTGCTAGATTAAAAACTATTGGATATGGTGAAACAAGACCAAAAGCAACTAATAAAACTAAAGAGGGAAGAGCTCAAAATAGAAGAATTGAAGCTACTGTCTCAAAATAA
- a CDS encoding formate/nitrite transporter family protein, producing MLSPADTAQSLFSGMSHKAKMPIVSIIFLSIMAGGSIAMGDIFWAHSTVGVAKASSPGIANFIGGVAFSVGLMMVVFFGGHLFTSSLMTGVSTIDHKLTFSKMIAYWVIVWIFNFIGAAVVAYMYYRSQLPLKYDGEILHHFLVLGVGKNSLSFEAAFIRGIFCNVFVCMAVWAATGASDAAGKVLSILFIIAAFVGSGYEHVVANMFIFTEALLAKAHYLHEVGGTIQALSEHMNISVEKLEALSFTKIFPNNLLPVTLGNIVGGLFFVGVIGFMSHKTDMKK from the coding sequence ATGTTATCACCAGCAGATACAGCACAGTCGTTATTTAGTGGGATGAGTCATAAAGCAAAAATGCCAATAGTAAGTATTATATTTTTATCTATTATGGCAGGTGGCTCAATAGCAATGGGTGACATTTTTTGGGCCCATTCAACAGTTGGCGTTGCCAAAGCATCTTCTCCTGGAATTGCAAACTTTATTGGAGGAGTTGCCTTTTCAGTAGGACTTATGATGGTTGTTTTTTTTGGAGGACATTTATTTACAAGTTCTTTGATGACAGGAGTTTCAACAATAGACCATAAATTGACATTTTCAAAAATGATTGCTTATTGGGTTATTGTTTGGATTTTCAATTTTATTGGAGCTGCAGTAGTTGCTTATATGTATTATAGGTCACAACTGCCACTTAAATATGATGGAGAGATATTACATCACTTCCTTGTATTAGGTGTGGGAAAAAATAGTTTGTCATTTGAAGCAGCATTTATAAGAGGAATATTTTGTAATGTTTTTGTATGTATGGCAGTTTGGGCTGCAACTGGTGCTTCTGATGCTGCTGGTAAAGTTTTATCGATACTGTTTATTATAGCAGCATTTGTGGGTTCAGGTTATGAACACGTCGTGGCAAATATGTTTATTTTTACAGAAGCATTATTGGCAAAAGCACATTATTTACATGAAGTAGGAGGAACAATTCAGGCCTTGTCAGAACATATGAATATTTCTGTAGAGAAATTGGAAGCATTGAGTTTTACAAAAATCTTCCCTAATAATTTATTACCAGTTACTTTGGGAAATATTGTTGGTGGATTATTTTTTGTTGGTGTAATAGGATTTATGTCTCATAAGACAGATATGAAAAAATAA
- a CDS encoding ribose-phosphate pyrophosphokinase, translated as MRGYRLFTGSANPEFAKKVAKYLNIEISPAKLTKFSDGEISVKITESVRGMDVFIIQPTCAPTNDNLMELLIMVDALKRSSAKSISAVIPYYGYARQDRKAAPRVPITAKLVADLLEAAGISRVITIDLHAAQIQGFFNIPADNLFGSIMFLDYIKSKKFANPIIASPDIGGVARARSYAEKLNYDLVIVDKRREKANESEVMNIIGDVSGKDIILVDDMVDTAGTLVKAAEVLKGKGANSVMACCTHGVLSGPAYERLDKGDALDELVVSDTIPLKQKHDKITVLTASNIIGETIRRIHNNESVNSIFVK; from the coding sequence ATGAGAGGATACAGACTATTCACGGGATCAGCTAACCCTGAATTTGCCAAGAAAGTTGCAAAATACTTAAATATCGAAATAAGTCCAGCAAAACTAACAAAATTTAGTGATGGAGAAATTTCTGTAAAAATTACAGAAAGTGTAAGAGGAATGGATGTATTCATTATCCAACCAACATGTGCTCCAACAAATGACAATTTAATGGAATTATTAATTATGGTAGATGCATTAAAAAGATCAAGTGCAAAATCTATTTCTGCTGTTATTCCATATTATGGATATGCAAGACAAGATAGAAAAGCAGCGCCAAGAGTTCCAATTACTGCAAAATTAGTTGCAGACTTATTAGAAGCAGCTGGTATTTCTAGAGTAATTACAATAGATTTACATGCAGCACAAATTCAAGGATTTTTTAATATTCCAGCTGATAACCTTTTTGGTTCAATCATGTTTCTTGATTATATAAAATCAAAGAAATTTGCTAATCCAATTATTGCAAGTCCAGATATTGGTGGAGTAGCACGAGCTAGATCTTATGCAGAAAAGTTAAACTATGATTTAGTAATAGTTGATAAAAGAAGAGAAAAAGCAAATGAATCAGAAGTTATGAATATCATAGGTGATGTAAGTGGTAAAGATATAATTTTAGTAGATGATATGGTAGATACAGCAGGTACTTTAGTAAAAGCAGCTGAAGTATTAAAAGGAAAAGGTGCAAATTCGGTAATGGCATGCTGTACACACGGTGTATTGAGTGGTCCAGCTTATGAAAGACTTGATAAAGGTGATGCTTTAGATGAGTTAGTTGTTTCTGATACAATTCCTTTAAAACAAAAACATGATAAGATTACAGTGTTGACTGCTTCTAATATTATTGGTGAAACAATTAGAAGAATTCACAATAATGAATCAGTTAATAGTATATTTGTGAAATAA
- the lepA gene encoding translation elongation factor 4, producing MQANIRNFSIIAHIDHGKSTLADRIIQECGSVADRDMSAQMMDTMDIEKERGITIKAQSVRLDYVKDGQHYVLNLIDTPGHVDFSYEVSRSLASSEGALLIVDSTQGVEAQTIANVYIAMDNDLELLPVVNKIDLPSADPDRVLEEVEEAIGLDCTYHNLISAKTGLGVRELIDSIVDRVPCPKGDEEAPTKALIYDSWFDNYLGALALVRVYDGSIKKNQVLKMMNTKVEHPVLNLMYPHPLKRQNTTEIKTGEIGIVVLGLKTLDGIAVGDTMTDAKNPTAQIIDGFEPAKPFVFAGIYPIETDKFEDLREALTKLQLNDSSISFEPESSAALGSGFRAGFLGMLHMEVIKERLEREFNLDLIATAPTVIYEIEKTNGEMIVIRNPSELPEPSQVKTIFEPYVKATILVPDEFLGNVIKLLNDKRGIQNKMDYIGARVLLDYDLPMNEIVMDFYDKLKSTTKGYASFDYEPIGFRPGVLQKLDIKVAGEIVDALSIIVPENKALSKGREFIKALKELIPRQLFEVAIQASIGSNIIARETVKSTGKNVTAKCYGGDITRKRKLLEKQKAGKKRMKAIGKVNVPQEAFMAVLKI from the coding sequence TTGCAAGCAAATATAAGAAACTTTTCAATTATCGCTCATATTGACCATGGGAAGTCAACTCTAGCTGATAGAATTATACAAGAGTGTGGTTCAGTAGCAGATAGAGATATGTCTGCTCAAATGATGGATACAATGGATATAGAAAAAGAGCGTGGTATTACAATCAAAGCTCAAAGTGTAAGACTAGATTATGTAAAAGATGGTCAACACTATGTTTTAAATCTAATTGACACTCCAGGTCATGTGGACTTTTCATATGAAGTTAGCCGTTCTTTAGCATCATCAGAGGGTGCACTTTTAATTGTAGATTCAACTCAAGGAGTTGAAGCTCAAACTATTGCCAATGTATATATTGCTATGGATAACGATTTAGAACTTCTTCCAGTTGTAAATAAAATCGACCTTCCAAGTGCTGATCCAGATAGAGTTTTAGAAGAAGTTGAAGAGGCTATTGGACTTGATTGTACATATCATAATTTAATTAGTGCAAAAACAGGTCTTGGGGTAAGAGAATTAATTGATTCTATAGTTGATAGAGTTCCTTGTCCAAAAGGTGATGAAGAAGCTCCAACAAAAGCACTTATTTATGATTCATGGTTTGATAACTACCTTGGTGCCTTAGCACTTGTAAGAGTTTATGATGGGAGTATCAAAAAAAATCAAGTATTAAAAATGATGAATACAAAAGTTGAACATCCAGTTCTAAACCTTATGTATCCTCATCCACTAAAAAGACAAAATACAACTGAAATCAAAACAGGTGAAATTGGTATCGTAGTTCTTGGACTTAAAACATTAGATGGTATTGCCGTTGGTGATACTATGACTGATGCTAAAAATCCAACTGCCCAAATCATTGATGGATTTGAGCCTGCAAAACCTTTCGTATTTGCTGGTATTTATCCAATCGAAACTGATAAATTTGAAGATTTAAGAGAGGCTCTTACAAAACTTCAATTAAATGACTCATCTATCTCTTTTGAACCAGAGAGTTCTGCTGCACTAGGAAGTGGATTTAGAGCTGGTTTTCTAGGAATGCTTCACATGGAAGTTATCAAAGAGAGACTTGAAAGAGAGTTTAATCTTGATTTAATAGCAACAGCACCAACAGTTATTTATGAAATTGAAAAAACAAATGGGGAAATGATAGTTATTAGAAATCCTTCTGAACTTCCAGAACCAAGTCAAGTAAAAACGATATTTGAACCATATGTAAAAGCTACAATCTTAGTACCAGATGAGTTTTTAGGAAATGTTATAAAACTTCTAAATGACAAAAGAGGTATCCAAAATAAGATGGACTATATAGGTGCTAGAGTTTTACTTGATTATGATTTACCTATGAATGAGATTGTTATGGATTTTTATGATAAATTAAAATCAACAACAAAAGGTTATGCATCTTTTGATTATGAACCAATAGGTTTTAGACCAGGTGTTTTACAAAAACTTGATATAAAAGTAGCAGGGGAAATTGTTGATGCCTTATCAATCATAGTTCCAGAAAATAAAGCCCTTAGCAAAGGTAGAGAGTTTATCAAAGCCTTAAAAGAGTTAATCCCAAGACAACTATTCGAAGTAGCAATACAAGCGTCTATTGGCTCTAATATCATTGCAAGAGAGACTGTAAAATCTACAGGTAAAAATGTAACTGCAAAATGTTATGGTGGGGATATTACGAGAAAAAGAAAACTACTTGAGAAACAAAAAGCTGGTAAGAAAAGAATGAAAGCTATAGGAAAGGTTAATGTTCCACAAGAAGCCTTTATGGCCGTGTTGAAGATTTAA